Proteins found in one Zea mays cultivar B73 chromosome 1, Zm-B73-REFERENCE-NAM-5.0, whole genome shotgun sequence genomic segment:
- the LOC103643128 gene encoding homeobox-leucine zipper protein HOX27, producing MLPCLLPFAGPLTCARQTAVPKGQNQARVLAACSVTRLAELSHSHAVATLSPQLLLHNARSSICRRYKPSLPSLYYGRLLLLLLVGVELFLGAGMELGLSLGDAAVPDAGRAAPELGLGLGVGIGSNAAGTGRGSKAAGTTGTTGWWAAPATPESAVRLSLVSSLGLQWPPPDGGICHVGRDEAPARGFDVNRAPSVAGSALALEDDEEEPGAAALSSSPNDSAGSFPLDLGGPRAHAEGAAARAGGERSSSRASDEDEGASARKKLRLSKEQSAFLEESFKEHSTLNPKQKAALAKQLNLRPRQVEVWFQNRRARTKLKQTEVDCEYLKRCCETLTEENRRLHKELAELRALKTAPPFFMRLPATTLSMCPSCERVASGPSPASTSAPASSTPPATAATTAISYAAAAAAPVRADHRPSSFAALFAATRSFPLASQPRPPAPASNCL from the exons ATGCTCCCCTGCCTGCTCCCTTTTGCCGGGCCACTCACGTGCGCTCGTCAAACCGCCGTCCCCAAGGGTCAAAACCAAGCCCGGGTCCTCGCAGCTTGCTCCGTCACTCGCCTGGCTGAGCTCTCCCACTCCCACGCCGTTGCCACGCTCTCTCCTCAGCTCCTGCTCCACAACGCACGCAGCTCGATCTGCCGGCGCTATAAACCTTCGCTCCCTTCGCTGTACTACGGccggctgctgctactgctgcttgtCGGGGTTGAGTTGTTTCTTGGTGCTGGGATGGAGCTGGGGCTGAGCCTGGGCGACGCGGCAGTGCCGGACGCCGGCAGGGCGGCTCCGGAGCTGGGCCTGGGGCTTGGGGTCGGGATTGGATCCAACGCCGCCGGAACCGGCAGGGGAAGCAAGGCGGCGGGGACGACGGGAACTACTGGGTGGTGGGCGGCGCCGGCCACACCGGAGTCGGCAGTGCGGCTCAGCCTCGTGTCCAGCCTCGGCCTTCAGTGGCCACCTCCGGACGGCG GCATCTGTCATGTAGGGCGCGACGAGGCGCCGGCGCGCGGCTTCGACGTGAACCGGGCGCCGTCGGTGGCGGGGAGCGCCCTGGCGCTGGAGGATGACGAGGAGGAGCCGGGCGCCGCGGCACTGTCGTCGTCGCCCAACGACAGCGCGGGCTCCTTCCCGCTGGACCTGGGAGGCCCACGCGCCCACGCCGAGGGCGCCGCGGCGCGGGCCGGCGGCGAGCGGTCCTCGTCTCGCGCCAGCGATGAGGACGAGGGCGCGTCCGCGCGCAAGAAGCTGCGCCTCTCCAAGGAGCAGTCTGCGTTCCTGGAGGAGAGCTTCAAGGAGCACAGCACCCTCAACCCT AAGCAGAAGGCGGCGCTGGCGAAGCAGCTCAACCTCCGGCCGCGACAGGTAGAAGTCTGGTTCCAGAACCGCCGAGCCAG GACGAAGCTGAAGCAGACGGAGGTGGACTGCGAGTACCTGAAGCGCTGCTGCGAGACGCTGACGGAGGAGAACCGGCGGCTGCACAAGGAGCTCGCGGAGCTGCGCGCGCTCAAGACGGCGCCGCCCTTCTTCATGCGCCTCCCGGCCACCACCCTCTCCATGTGCCCCTCCTGCGAGCGCGTCGCCTCCGGCCCCAGCCctgcctccacctcggcacctgCGTCGTCCACGCCGCCTGCCACAGCCGCCACCACCGCCATCTCGTACGCTGCAGCAGCCGCCGCACCCGTGCGAGCCGACCACCGGCCCTCGTCGTTCGCCGCGCTGTTCGCGGCGACCCGCAGCTTCCCGCTGGCGTCCCAGCCGCGGCCGCCCGCGCCGGCGAGCAACTGCCTGTAG